In Aequorivita sp. H23M31, a single window of DNA contains:
- a CDS encoding peptidylprolyl isomerase, whose translation MKKLFVYFLGIFFVFGSCEDRKKTTESETEMRIKTEAITPENKASQSEATVTLGSTFDKITNENVVPFLTKYGKNNPETKVLISTRFGDIEIELYKDTPLHRANFIYLVKQGYFNETFFHRVVPDFIVQAGNSDLASTQKKRAELGNGYLLPAEIVPGRVHEYGTVSGAKEYRENPDNKSAPYEFFIFLGPKSSTTHLNGKYTIFGRVIKGMDVVEKISKVEADSGDWPLNNIYITARVLE comes from the coding sequence ATGAAAAAGTTGTTTGTTTATTTCCTCGGAATCTTTTTTGTCTTCGGAAGTTGTGAAGATAGGAAAAAGACGACCGAATCCGAAACAGAGATGCGTATTAAAACCGAAGCTATCACGCCGGAAAACAAAGCTTCGCAATCCGAAGCAACCGTTACATTGGGAAGCACTTTTGATAAAATTACCAATGAAAACGTGGTTCCTTTTCTCACCAAATACGGAAAGAACAATCCCGAAACCAAAGTTTTGATAAGTACACGTTTTGGAGATATTGAAATTGAACTATATAAAGATACGCCGCTACATCGCGCCAATTTTATTTATCTGGTAAAACAAGGTTATTTTAATGAAACTTTTTTTCATCGAGTAGTTCCAGATTTTATTGTCCAGGCAGGTAATAGTGATCTGGCCTCAACCCAAAAAAAACGAGCTGAACTCGGAAATGGTTATTTGCTACCCGCGGAAATTGTGCCAGGTCGTGTCCATGAATATGGAACTGTTTCGGGCGCCAAGGAATACAGAGAAAACCCAGATAACAAATCTGCTCCTTATGAGTTTTTTATTTTCCTTGGACCAAAATCTTCCACCACCCACTTGAATGGCAAATACACCATCTTCGGAAGGGTTATAAAAGGAATGGATGTAGTAGAAAAAATTTCTAAAGTGGAAGCCGATAGCGGGGACTGGCCTTTAAACAATATTTATATCACCGCCAGAGTGCTGGAATAA
- the msrA gene encoding peptide-methionine (S)-S-oxide reductase MsrA: MENNELQKLTVGGGCFWCTEAVFDQIKGVEKIVSGYSGGTVPGTPTYREVCSGLTGHAEVIQVSFDPNIISYKDLLEIFMTSHDPTTLNRQGADVGTQYRSVIFYHDEQQKEIAEKVINEMSSYFDNPIVTELSHLGAFFPAETDHQDYYRNNPEQGYCRAVISPKVAKLRKMHADKLK; encoded by the coding sequence ATGGAGAATAACGAATTGCAGAAATTAACAGTAGGTGGCGGATGTTTTTGGTGTACGGAAGCTGTTTTCGATCAGATAAAAGGAGTTGAAAAAATTGTTTCAGGATATTCCGGAGGTACTGTACCTGGAACTCCAACATATCGTGAAGTGTGCAGCGGATTAACGGGTCATGCCGAAGTGATCCAGGTAAGTTTTGATCCCAATATTATTTCCTATAAAGATTTATTGGAGATTTTTATGACGAGTCACGATCCCACAACCTTAAATCGTCAGGGTGCAGATGTGGGCACCCAATATCGATCGGTTATTTTTTACCACGATGAACAGCAAAAGGAAATAGCCGAAAAAGTTATAAATGAAATGTCTTCCTATTTTGACAATCCGATAGTGACGGAGCTCTCACATTTGGGTGCATTTTTCCCCGCTGAAACTGATCATCAAGACTATTACCGTAACAATCCTGAACAAGGTTATTGTAGGGCTGTTATTTCACCTAAAGTTGCGAAACTGCGAAAAATGCACGCGGATAAGTTGAAGTAA
- a CDS encoding lysophospholipid acyltransferase family protein has product MGLFKRNPFGHILFIKLWLIRIMGAMTHRRFKGFNELKIHGSEVIRNLPDTNVLFVSNHQTYFADVVAMFHVFNASLSGREDNIKNIGYLWNPKLNIYYVAAKETMKAGLLPKIMAYAGSVSIERTWREKGKEVNKQVKMSDVSNITKALDDGWVITFPQGTTKPWNPIRRGTAHIIKKNKPVVVPIVIDGFRRSFDKKGLRIKKRGILQSMEIKPPLDIDYENESMAEIVEKLEYAIEQHPSFLKVIPREEIKKSEELNKERQWRY; this is encoded by the coding sequence ATGGGGCTTTTCAAAAGAAATCCATTCGGACATATTCTTTTTATAAAACTTTGGTTAATCCGAATTATGGGTGCCATGACCCATCGGCGATTTAAGGGATTTAATGAATTGAAAATCCACGGCAGTGAGGTTATTCGCAACCTTCCCGATACAAATGTTCTTTTTGTGAGCAATCACCAAACCTATTTTGCAGATGTGGTGGCAATGTTTCATGTTTTTAATGCCAGTTTAAGCGGTAGAGAAGATAATATTAAAAATATTGGATATTTGTGGAACCCAAAACTGAACATCTATTATGTAGCCGCAAAGGAAACCATGAAAGCTGGTTTATTACCCAAAATCATGGCTTATGCGGGTTCGGTAAGTATTGAGCGCACCTGGCGTGAAAAAGGTAAGGAAGTAAACAAGCAGGTAAAAATGAGTGATGTTAGCAATATTACTAAAGCACTCGATGATGGTTGGGTAATAACCTTTCCTCAGGGCACAACCAAACCTTGGAATCCCATTCGTCGAGGAACTGCCCATATTATAAAAAAGAATAAGCCGGTTGTAGTTCCCATAGTAATCGATGGTTTCAGAAGATCTTTTGACAAAAAAGGATTACGTATCAAGAAAAGAGGAATTCTTCAATCTATGGAAATAAAACCACCCCTGGATATTGATTACGAAAACGAAAGCATGGCAGAAATAGTCGAGAAATTAGAATATGCCATTGAACAACACCCTTCATTTTTAAAGGTAATTCCTAGAGAAGAAATAAAAAAATCTGAAGAGCTCAATAAGGAACGCCAATGGCGTTATTAA
- a CDS encoding trimeric intracellular cation channel family protein has translation MNLILLIDILGTVAFAISGVLTAINKRLDPFGILIIAFVAAIGGGTLRDILIDAPIAWMRDLTYVYVIFGTTILTVIFRKRLNYIRRSLFLFDTIGIALYTIVGVEKGIAAGFSPIICISLGTITACFGGVIRDILCNEIPIIFRKEIYATACILGASAYFLLLQTPLSTDIIVIISGSIVMTVRLLAVYFNLSLPTIYTKEELE, from the coding sequence GTGAATCTAATTTTATTAATAGACATACTCGGGACGGTGGCCTTCGCAATATCCGGGGTTCTTACCGCCATCAACAAAAGACTGGATCCATTCGGGATTCTTATAATTGCTTTTGTAGCTGCTATTGGTGGAGGAACTTTAAGAGATATCCTTATAGATGCACCCATAGCGTGGATGCGTGATTTAACCTATGTGTATGTTATTTTCGGCACAACCATCCTTACAGTAATCTTTAGAAAACGATTGAACTACATTCGGCGTTCGCTATTTCTCTTTGATACTATTGGGATTGCACTTTATACTATTGTTGGTGTGGAAAAAGGTATTGCGGCAGGTTTCTCGCCAATTATCTGTATTTCCCTTGGAACGATAACAGCTTGTTTTGGAGGGGTTATCCGTGATATTCTTTGTAATGAAATCCCTATTATCTTCAGAAAGGAGATTTATGCCACTGCGTGCATCTTGGGAGCTTCTGCCTATTTCCTATTATTGCAAACCCCACTATCCACCGACATAATTGTTATAATATCTGGTTCTATAGTGATGACGGTACGTTTGTTGGCTGTTTATTTTAATCTTTCGTTACCTACAATTTATACGAAGGAGGAGTTGGAATAA
- a CDS encoding NUDIX hydrolase — translation MDFRDFEKRIVKIEKMPLPGETVQYKMAPLERLGDLELKANAIKNAKRAGVMALFYPTENWETNLILILRKTYKGIHSAQVGFPGGKIELTDRSLEDAALRETEEEIGISRNKISVIKELTQIYIPPSNFFVQPFLGIMAETPKFVREEREVEALIEVNLNQFMDEHCVTTEILSTSYATDWEVPAFNLEGHIVWGATAMMLNEVRELLLRAL, via the coding sequence ATGGATTTTCGGGATTTTGAAAAACGAATTGTAAAAATAGAAAAAATGCCCCTTCCCGGCGAAACTGTCCAATATAAAATGGCTCCTCTTGAGCGTTTGGGAGATCTTGAACTAAAAGCCAACGCAATAAAAAATGCGAAAAGAGCTGGAGTAATGGCTCTCTTCTACCCTACGGAAAACTGGGAAACCAACTTAATTTTGATACTTAGAAAAACTTACAAGGGCATACATTCGGCACAAGTTGGCTTTCCTGGGGGAAAGATTGAATTAACGGATCGCTCCCTTGAAGATGCCGCGCTCAGGGAAACAGAGGAGGAAATTGGAATTTCCAGAAATAAAATCTCTGTAATTAAAGAACTTACTCAAATCTATATTCCTCCAAGTAATTTCTTTGTGCAGCCATTTTTGGGGATTATGGCGGAAACTCCAAAATTTGTAAGAGAAGAAAGAGAAGTAGAAGCGCTTATAGAGGTCAATCTCAACCAGTTTATGGACGAACATTGCGTGACCACGGAAATTTTATCCACATCCTATGCCACCGATTGGGAAGTGCCCGCCTTTAATTTAGAGGGGCATATAGTATGGGGGGCTACTGCAATGATGCTCAATGAGGTGCGCGAATTACTGTTGCGAGCCCTTTAA
- a CDS encoding saccharopine dehydrogenase C-terminal domain-containing protein, translating to MIKKIGVLGLGKVGSLVATLLSQKYEVQGMDQFDINEKFSFDVLKGDVSNDKNIRDFLKDKDAVVSCLPYFLNIKIAETAVDMGVHYFDLTEDVPTLNAIQKMAKNSKSVLAPQCGLAPGFIGILGAGLYGQFSEVRAVKLRVGALPLHPMGQLGYSFTWSAEGVINEYINDAEVIHNGERKMLSSLDDVESININGRQYEAFLTSGGLGTMCETLDGKVDTLNYKTIRYPGHRDGMKLLLYDLLLKNDRELAKNILNNALPLVDEDIVLVYAAVEGIMDGKLRRKEFSESYRRITLDNKEWRAISWTTACSISAVVDLVSEGNLSKKGFIKQEEIPFEMFIKSHYGSMYETYKDAK from the coding sequence ATGATAAAAAAAATAGGTGTTTTAGGACTAGGAAAGGTTGGTAGCCTTGTGGCAACCTTACTTAGCCAGAAGTATGAAGTACAAGGAATGGATCAATTTGACATCAATGAAAAATTTTCTTTTGATGTTTTAAAAGGGGACGTTTCTAATGATAAAAATATCCGAGATTTCCTTAAGGACAAGGATGCCGTTGTTTCATGCCTGCCATATTTCCTCAATATCAAAATAGCTGAAACCGCTGTTGATATGGGAGTTCATTATTTCGATCTTACGGAAGACGTACCTACCCTAAATGCTATACAAAAAATGGCAAAAAACAGTAAATCCGTGCTAGCACCACAATGTGGCCTCGCTCCCGGATTTATTGGAATCCTAGGAGCGGGTCTGTACGGTCAGTTTTCCGAAGTTCGTGCCGTAAAATTAAGAGTTGGCGCTTTGCCCTTGCATCCAATGGGACAGTTGGGGTACAGCTTCACCTGGAGTGCCGAAGGGGTTATCAACGAGTATATAAATGATGCCGAAGTAATCCATAATGGCGAACGAAAAATGCTTAGTTCACTCGATGATGTTGAATCCATAAATATTAACGGTCGCCAATATGAAGCATTTTTGACCTCAGGTGGTTTGGGCACCATGTGTGAGACTTTGGATGGGAAGGTAGATACCTTAAATTATAAAACCATTAGATACCCAGGCCATAGGGACGGAATGAAATTATTGCTGTACGATCTATTATTGAAAAATGATAGAGAACTGGCAAAGAATATTTTAAACAATGCCCTTCCGTTGGTCGATGAGGATATTGTTCTGGTCTATGCCGCTGTGGAGGGAATAATGGATGGAAAATTAAGAAGAAAGGAGTTTTCTGAATCCTATCGCCGGATAACTTTGGATAATAAAGAATGGCGTGCAATAAGTTGGACAACCGCTTGTAGCATATCTGCCGTAGTTGACTTGGTTTCCGAAGGTAACCTCAGCAAAAAAGGATTTATAAAGCAAGAGGAAATTCCATTTGAAATGTTTATCAAATCGCATTATGGTTCGATGTATGAAACGTATAAGGACGCAAAATGA
- a CDS encoding YegP family protein, translating to MFELKKSGEKFHFVLKAGNGQVILSSQMYASKASAMKGIESVKANAADDSLYERKTAVNGKFHFNIKATNGQVIGSSQMYASEAGVTTGIESVKNNAPAAGIKEV from the coding sequence ATGTTTGAACTTAAAAAAAGTGGTGAAAAATTTCACTTTGTATTGAAAGCGGGAAACGGCCAAGTTATTTTATCTAGTCAAATGTATGCTTCAAAGGCTTCGGCCATGAAAGGAATTGAATCTGTAAAAGCCAATGCGGCCGATGATTCTCTCTATGAAAGAAAAACAGCAGTAAATGGAAAATTCCACTTTAATATTAAGGCAACGAATGGGCAGGTTATTGGTAGCAGCCAAATGTACGCCTCGGAAGCTGGAGTCACCACAGGAATAGAGTCCGTTAAAAACAACGCTCCTGCCGCTGGAATTAAAGAAGTATAA